DNA sequence from the bacterium genome:
CAGATCTTTTTCCCACTTCCCAGGGGGAGCTGCGAATAGATTTCGTAGGACACGGCTCCTTGTACTTGAGCTTTGCAGGGAAGGTCATACATGTGGATCCAGTGAGCCAGTACGGGGATTACACCAAGCTGCCCAAGGCCGATCTCATTCTTGTCACCCATGAGCACAGAGACCACCTGGATCTTGAGGCCATAAAAATCCTATGCAAGCAAGACACCAAGATCCTGGCCAACAAGGCTGTAGCTGCCCAAATATCGGGGGCCATAGCCATGGAAAATAACGATGTGAAAGATTTCTTTGGGCTTAAGATCGAGGCTATTGCTGCCTATAACCTAGTCCACATGAGAAGCCCCGGTGTCCCTTATCATCCCAAGGGACAGGGAAACGGCTATGTCATAACCTTGGGAGACAAGAAGCTCTATGTGGCAGGGGATACGGAAAACACTCCCGAGATGAAGGCTCTTAAGGACATCGACATTGCCTTTCTTCCCATGAACCTTCCATACACCATGACCCCTGAGATGGTGGCCGATGCAGCCAAGAGCTTCAAGCCCCGTATCCTTTATCCGTATCACTATGGGGAGACAGATCCCCAATCACTGCTGGAACTCCTCAAGGATACGCCGCAAGTAGAGGTGCGCATCAGGCCCATGCGTTAACACAAAAGCAGGTTTTCTCAAAGGGCCCAGGAGAGGGATCATCTCCTCTGGGCCGACATCATCTCTTCCAATATGCAAGCGGCGTCTTCCACATAACCAGGGCACACCTGAGAAAAGAGCTTTTTTCTTTCGGCCTCGGCCCGGCCCTCTGGGGTGCCCAGATCTACTCCGCCCAGCAGTTCTCTACACTGGAGGGTTCCCCTTTTCTGTTCAAATCTTCTGATAAAATCCCTTACCAAGTCGTAGGTGCGATATCTGGCTGCTTTCTCCTCCTGAGCATCCCCCAGCCAAAGCCCCAGGACCAGAAAGGATCCAGTGACCGCCCCACATATTCCCCCAAACCCCATTCCAGCCGAAAGCCCGCGGCTGAGTCTGAAGGCCGTCTGCTGATCCAGTCCCAAGTTCCGGCCGAAACTGGCCAGAATCGACTGTGTTCAGGCATATCCCTTCCCAAAAAGATCCAAAGCCTCTTGCCTAGCATTCATGGAACCTTTCTCCTTTTTCTCAAAAGACCACCAAATCCCTTGAACCCCGGCCTTTTCTAACCAAGCCTGTACCCCTTGGGTATCGGAATGCCATCATAATGAAACAGCCCGTCTTCATCCACGGCGAACCTTCCCAAAGCCAAGTCTTCCAGGGTCTTGGGAAAAACCACCCAGTCCCCTTTCTCCTTAAGCCTTTGCTGATTGAAACTCTCTGCCATTTCGAGATCTTCTTTCCGACTCAGATCCCATTTCTCCTCCAGCACCACCTCCAATGGCTCGGATATCATAAGAATCCTGCCTCCATCCACCACCGGCTCCACCAGGTGAGTGGAAGAGCGGATCCACTTCTCTCCAGCCAGGAGGGCTTCCCTGACTGCATGTTCTCCTGTAAAACGGCGCTGGCCTGTGGAGTTCTCTATGGAGAGGTCCGCAGGATGCACATTGACCCCCAGGAAAGCCTGTATGAGGGGCCTGGTGGCTATACTCATGTAACCGGCAAAAGCCGCTACATGTGCCCCAAAAGGAGACAGTGCCCGCACGGTCTCAGCGTCGAACTCCTCCCTGGCCTTCAGGTCTTTTCGGGACACACCCCTTTTGGCACAGAAACCTTCAAGATCCCTCGTGATCACAGGAAGGTCATGTTCCTTGCCTATTCGAACCGCCTGGCTTGTGGCCCTGTCGCTGAAGAGGGCCACCACCATGAAGGGGCTTCGGCCCAGCTCTGACTCCAGCCGAAGCTGGTGTTCTATTATCTTTCTGATGTTGGAGCCCGAGCCTGAAAGGAGCCCTACCACCCGCATGGGACCCTGGTTGGGATCAAAGAGAGGTTTTAAAGCCATGAGGTTCTCCTCCAGCCCGCCCCCTCATTCTTTGTCAATCCATGATTGGGGTCTAGCCCTGATCATCTTCCAACACGCCTCACATGGGGGGCTTGGAATTCACTGATTTCCGAAAGGCCTTTGCCTTCCACAATCAGGGCAGGTCCAGATTACCTGGTTGCAGGTCATGCCCCAAAGATTCTCCTCCATGCAGGAGCTGCATATCCTGAACCCGCAGGGACATCTCCAGCAAAAGGCACTCTTTTGCCCGCAGTAAGGACAGATACAGCCCCTTGGGTTGCTGTGCTTTGTGCCTCTGGCATCCCCATGGCTTTTCACTAAGCGGACTCCTCTTTGTATATCAGAGTCTCTCCGTCGCAATATCCGCCTTCTTTCCACTTGAGACCGCATATACGGCAATATCCCTTTTCATCCACTGTCCCTACGCAGGATTCATCAGAACAACACACCCGTTCTCCTTCTTCCAAGTCCTCATCCTCTTGGGGTTCGGGCATGGGAAGTTGTTGCTCTTGTTGTTGGGCCGAATCCGAAAGACTGACCACTGGGACCTTTGCTGAACTGGCCCCGCAAAGCCTGCAAAAGCCGTCCTCCCCAAGGGTCCCCACACAGGATTCATCGGGACATGGAATCCTCTCCGCCGGCTCTGCAGCCTCTGAGTTCTCCGCCGTCTCCAAGAGCCTTAGTTCCTCCTTTATGGAGGCCCATGGATCACGCTGCTTTTTGGCCATCAAGAGATCTCTACCCCCTTTCTACTCCTCCCCTCTTAGTTCGGCCGCCACCTTCCTCAGGCGAGCCACGACTCTAGGTTGACCTATGCTCACCAGCACATCGAAGAGACCTGGGCCCACTGTCTGCCCTGTAACTGCTGCCCTGACAGCGTTGATTATGAGACCTGGTTTCACAAACCACTCCTCGGCCGCCTCTCGCAGTAACAGCTCGGTGTTCTCTGTGGTGAAAGAGCTCAAAGACTCCAATCGTGATGCCAGATCCTCCAGCCAGCCTGCAATTCTAGGATCAGACTTGAGGTTACGTTCCCAGGCCCTTTGGTCCATGGGGTAATCTTCTGAGAAATAAGCCCTTCCCTGTGTTGAGAAATCCTCCAGGGTAAAGTACCTGGCCCTTATTAGCTCTACGGTGTTCTTGAACCAATCCCTGCGCTCCTTCAAATAGGAGGGATCCCAAAGGCCTTTTAGCTTGAGCTCTTCCTCCACGTAGGGGAGCAGCTCCTCCAGTGGCATGTTTCTGATGTAATGGGCGTTTATGTTTAGCGCCTTGGGATCGGCTATGAGTTTAGGGTCATCGGGATCATAGTTGAAAACCGAGTTAGACCGGGAAAGCCTCTCCAGGGAAAAGGCCTCCAGGAGCTCCTCACGGGATAGTATCTCTCTGTCGTCTCCTGGGGACCAACCCAGAAGGGCTATGAAATTGCAGAAGGCCCAGGGAAGAAAACCCTTCTCCCTGTAATACCTGACTGTCACAACCTCTCCATGCACACGCTTGGAGATCTTCCTGCGCTTGGGGTCCAGAGTCAGCGATATGTGGGCAAAAAGGGGCACTTCCCATCCCAGAGCCTGGTAAAGCATTACCTGCTTAGGGGTGTTGGCCCTGTGGTCCTGACCCCTTATCACATGGGTTATGTTATCTCTGTGATCGTCCACCATGTTGGAGAGCAGATAGATGGGAGTACCGTTGGAGCGCAGGATCACGAAGTCCTCTATGTCTTTAAACGCCTTCTCTTCGACACCGAAGACCGCATCCTGCCACACCACGCTTCCCTGCTCCCTGGGCACCCTGAATCTCACCACAAAGGGCTCGCCCCTGGATTCCCTTTTCTGTGCTTCCTCCGGGGGAATGTTCCTGCAGGTGCCGTCGTATTGGTAAGAGAGGTGAAGACGCATGGCTTCAAGCCTTTTTGCCTCAAGTGTCTCCTTTGTACAGAAGCATCTGTAGGCCAGGCCAGACTCCAGCAATTTTCTGGCCACCTCCCTGTGCTCTTGAACATATTGAGTCTGGAAATAGGGGCCCTCATCCCAGTCCAGGCCCATCCATCTGAGCCCATCCAAGATCTCCTGCACCGCCTCAGGGCTGGAGCGCTCAACATCTGTATCCTCTATGCGAAGCACCAGAACCCCACCGTGCTTCCTCGCAAAAAGCCAGTTAAAAAGAGCTGTTCTGGCCCCCCCGATGTGGAGGTAGCCCGTGGGAGAAGGTGGAAAACGAACCCTTACCTCCTGCATGAAAATGCCCCCTGTCTTGCTTGGTGCCAGAGCTGTAGCTCCTACCCAGAGCCACCGAAGGATTCATTGTAATGCGCTGTACCAGGGAACTCAACAACCAACAGCGGATAATGCTTCTGAACGCTTCCCGAAAAAATGCAGTTGTAGGAACTAAGGTGAACCTCTAAGCGCACCTAGGAGCATCTCCCCCCCCCCTTGCCAAGACCGCCATCGGTTTTGGGTATTCAAGATATCCATCAAGAGGGGTTTGGATTGCCCAAGAGTGGGAAACCATGCCCCACTTCATGGGCCCGGAGAACTTGCTTTGGCAAGATGGCACAGCCTGAGGTATTCTTTAGTGCATCTGCCAGGATGATTTTCCAACAGCAGAGAATTTTTTTCAGGAGGCTTCATGAACAAAGCCAAAGTTCACAAGATACGCCAGATACACACTGGAAAGGTATTTAGACTCGTGCAGGAAGAGCTGACTCTTCCCAATGGCTTCACCACCTGCCTGGAGCTGATCCGCCATCCTGGAGCAGCGGCCCTTGTCCCCTTGCTGGATGATCACAGGGTGCTCCTCATAAGGCAGTACAGGCATGCGGTGGGCCAGTTCATCTGGGAGATTCCTGCTGGGACCCGCTCTGCAGGGGAAGACCCGCTTGAGTGTGCCAAGAGGGAACTAATTGAAGAGACGGGCTATGAGGCCTCGGAGCTGATCCTCCTTGGGGAAATGGTGCCAGTGCCTGGTTACTCGGACGAGCGCATCCACATATACCTGGCCAGGGGGCTAAGCCCGGTGCCCCAGAGGCTGGAGCAGGACGAGGTGCTGGAGGTTCATCCATTACAAATGCACAAGGCCTTCCATATGGTGAAAAAAGGTCAGATCCAAGACGCCAAGACCATAGTGGGACTTACCCTGGCGCTTTCCCATTTGGGGACCGGAGTTGTCGGCTGAAGGAACCGATCAGGCCGGCCTCAGCCCAAACTCTTTGGCCAAGGCCTCCCAGGCTGGCACGGATCGCTCTATCATCTCCATGGGAACGCTGTAAGCAATTCTGAAATGCCCCGGCCAACCAAATCCAGTGCCGGGTGCCACCAGGATACACCTCCTTTGGGCTTCCTGGACAAAGCTGACATCATTGGCTATGGGGGAGCGGGGAAAAAGATAAAAAGCTCCCTGGGGCTTCACGGTCTCGAAGCCCAGATCTGTGAGCAACCCGTACAGCCTGTCTCTTCTTCTTTGATAAGATGCTACATCTATGCTCACATTCTGAAGAGAGGCCACTGCCAATTGCATCAAGGCAGGGGCATTGACAAATCCCAGGGTTCTGTTGGCAAAAACCATGGCAGCCATCAGCCTGTCCAGGTCAGCACAGCGTGGACTTGCCACCAAATATCCTATGCGCTCCCCTGCCAGGGCCAGATCCTTGGAATGGGAAGTGGCTATTACTGCATTGTCCACATACTTGAAGACATGGGGAAAGGCCACTCCGTCGTAAAGAAGCCTCCTATAGGGTTCATCCGAAAGAAGATATATGTCCCTTCCCAGATCCTTTCCTTTTTCCCTCAAAAGCTCTCCAAGCGCCTTTATTTGTTGCTCTGAATAGACCACCCCTGTGGGATTATTGGGTGAGTTGAGAACAAGAGCCTTGGTGCGAGGGTTGATGGCCCTTTCTATGGCTTCAAGATCCAAGGAGAAGTCCTTGGAGCTATTTACCACCACGCTGCTCCCACCATGATTGTCTACATAGAATCGATATTCCACAAAGAAGGGGGCCACTATGATGACCTCTTCCCCTGGATCCAAGAGGGCCTTGAGGGCAACATTGAGAGCCCCTCCTGCGCCCACGGTCATGACCACCTGCTCGGCCTTTACGGGCAACCCCGATTCCGCAGCCACGGTCTTGGCCACAGCCTCCCTGACCTCTTGGAAACCGGCATTGGGCATGTATCGATGAATTCCCGGCCTCTCCAGGAGGGACCTGACACACTCCACGAATTCCTTCGGAGGCTCCTCTGGGGGGTTCCCCAAAGAGAAATCGTACACGTTCTGCTCTCCCAATTTTGCCTTCAGCCTAGCGCCTTCCTCGAACATCTTCCTGATCCAGGAACCTTTCTCAAGATAAGAGGCCACTTTTTCAGAAATTCCCACCTCAATTACCTCCCCTCTCCAATACCAGTGGCCATAAAGGCCCGTTTGTACTTACCTCCCAGCAGCCTCACCCGGACTCGGGAAGCAGCACCGGATAAGAAGCCCCTGGGTTTTGCCCATCTCCGGCCTCTTGGCAAACCAGCCGTTAAGATCAAACTTCTTTCTCTCTCCTCACCTCCGTGCATTCAGCCTGGACCAAACAGGTCCCCTTATCTTGACCGAATCAGGAGCCGACCAGGTAAGCCTCCATTCGGTACCACAGTGGGGGCAGGCCATAACCTCCATGCCTTGAGCCGGAGCAAACCTCTGGAAACAGTTGAGGCATCGCACCTGTCTCTTGCGTTCTTCTTTACCAGCCATGAATCACCTCCTGAATCGTGCACGCCCCTGGAAAAGCTCCGGCTTGAGCCAAAAGCCAGGCCAAGCTCACAAGCGCCCAAGCTAACCCCAAAGGCCCCAAGATGTCAACAATTACATGGGCGCCCCCAGAGGCCCCAACTCCATTTCAAAAGCCACCTAAAGGCTCCTTGATCACGGTAAAGTGCCCAGTCCAAGGCTCTTCAATTCCCCTTCCAGGCCTCTCAGCGGCCACAAAATGCTGCTCTCAGGCCCCAGCCTTCTGGCCTCTGCCGCCCTCATATGATGACTGAGGCTGCCCCCTTGCAGCAAGATGCGCAAAATCCCTCCGATCCTCTCCACAGGTCCCAGGATCTGTGCACCTTTTAGCTTCCCATCTGCGATCAAGATCCCCATGGCATTGCCCCAGACATCCTTTTTGAAAAGAAGCCTCTCCCCTTGGGACTGTAGCTCAGCTGCTGCCATACCCACTGAGGCCACGGCCTTGTCCCCTATGCGCACAGTGGTCACATTGAGGGACCCAAGGAACCTCCTGCAGCCTCCGGCTGCATTGGCCCCAGCCACCCTACCCTGAAGCACTGCATTCCCCCACAGCATGTGAAGCCCTGTTCGGCCGTTTATCAGGTCCAAGGACTCTACGCAGTCCCCGCAGGCCCAAACCTGCTCTGCTTGGGTGGCCATCAAGGAGTCCACCGCGAGCCCTCCCGAGGCCCCAAGCCCCAAGGAGGCCTGGGAGGCAAGCTTCACCTCAGGCCTCATGCCCAGAACCAAAATGACTGCATCAGCCTCCAGGAAACCCGAAGAAGTCCTTACAGCCTCTACCTTTTGATTTCCCTGTACCTCCATCACCTTTTGACCTGTAAGCACATGGATTCCCTTCTGTTCCAGCAGAGCCTTCACCATCTCGGCCAAAGGTTCATCCAAGAGACGCGGAAGCACCCTGGGCAAGAGCTCTACCAGGTGTACTTTGCAGCCCCTGGCTGCCAGAGCCAGAGCACATTCCAGCCCCACTGGCCCTGCCCCCACCACCACTGCCCTTCTGGGCAAAGCCATGGCCAGTTGATCGGCATCTGCCAGAGTCTTGAGCGTGTGAACTCCCCTTAGGCCTACCCCCTCAATGGTAGGCACTACAGGCCTGCTACCAGTGGCCAGCACAAGGGAATCATAGCGCACCTCCTGGCCTTCTAGTACCAGAAGCCTTTTGGAAACATCCAAAGCAATGGCCGCGCTTCGGGCATAGAACTCTATGCCTGCTCTGTGATATTCTTGCGGATCTAACAAGAAGACCTTCTCCCTAGGAAGCTCTCCTGATACGTAATCTGCAAGAATGCATGCGCTGTAAAGAGGGTGCGCTTCCTCATGAAAAAGCAGAACCCTGCAATCAGGATCCTGCCTTTTTGCAGCCCAGGCTGCTTCATGACCTGCTATTCCTCCACCCACAATTGCTATGGTACGCATCTTTAGCCCCCGGCCACCATGAGCATGAAGGTGATCTTGTCACCGTTTTTCAAAGGGGTTTCCAAGTCCTCTCTGGAGAGCCATTCATGCTCGTTTTTGAGGATCTGTATGCTTTGGTCAACTTGTCCCCCCTGCGGGGCCAGAAGGCTTTTCTTAGCAACAAATCCGTAGCGGTGCTGGAGTTCCTCCAGGAGTGTTCCCAAAGTGGCCTCTTGCAGCTCCAGGCATATCTGCCTTGAGCCCGCCTGCTTTCTCAGCTCTGGCAGGCCCACGAACTCAACCCTTACTAACATTTGCTCATGCTCCCTTTCCCAAGCTGAGCAGCGCCTTGTGAAGCCTTTCTGCAGCCGCCCTTTTTCTGAGCATGGCTGCCTTGTCAGCATCCACAAATTGTAATGCCTTGGTCTCACAATATTTGACACAGGTAGGATCCCCGTGGCAAAGATCGCACCTGAGCACCTTCTTCTTTTTCTCGTCCCAACCAATGGCCCCAAAGGGACATGCTGAGATACAGGAGCGACAGCCCACGCAGCGCTCCTTGTCCACTCTTACCCTTCCCGCGCTTTCATCTCTTTGGATGGCCCTCACGGGGCACACAGCAGCACAAAGGGGCTCTTCGCAATGCTGGCAAAACATTGGCACATAAAAA
Encoded proteins:
- a CDS encoding C-GCAxxG-C-C family protein → MLASFGRNLGLDQQTAFRLSRGLSAGMGFGGICGAVTGSFLVLGLWLGDAQEEKAARYRTYDLVRDFIRRFEQKRGTLQCRELLGGVDLGTPEGRAEAERKKLFSQVCPGYVEDAACILEEMMSAQRR
- a CDS encoding pyridoxal phosphate-dependent aminotransferase, yielding MGISEKVASYLEKGSWIRKMFEEGARLKAKLGEQNVYDFSLGNPPEEPPKEFVECVRSLLERPGIHRYMPNAGFQEVREAVAKTVAAESGLPVKAEQVVMTVGAGGALNVALKALLDPGEEVIIVAPFFVEYRFYVDNHGGSSVVVNSSKDFSLDLEAIERAINPRTKALVLNSPNNPTGVVYSEQQIKALGELLREKGKDLGRDIYLLSDEPYRRLLYDGVAFPHVFKYVDNAVIATSHSKDLALAGERIGYLVASPRCADLDRLMAAMVFANRTLGFVNAPALMQLAVASLQNVSIDVASYQRRRDRLYGLLTDLGFETVKPQGAFYLFPRSPIANDVSFVQEAQRRCILVAPGTGFGWPGHFRIAYSVPMEMIERSVPAWEALAKEFGLRPA
- a CDS encoding formyltransferase family protein, with the translated sequence MALKPLFDPNQGPMRVVGLLSGSGSNIRKIIEHQLRLESELGRSPFMVVALFSDRATSQAVRIGKEHDLPVITRDLEGFCAKRGVSRKDLKAREEFDAETVRALSPFGAHVAAFAGYMSIATRPLIQAFLGVNVHPADLSIENSTGQRRFTGEHAVREALLAGEKWIRSSTHLVEPVVDGGRILMISEPLEVVLEEKWDLSRKEDLEMAESFNQQRLKEKGDWVVFPKTLEDLALGRFAVDEDGLFHYDGIPIPKGYRLG
- the gltX gene encoding glutamate--tRNA ligase; translated protein: MQEVRVRFPPSPTGYLHIGGARTALFNWLFARKHGGVLVLRIEDTDVERSSPEAVQEILDGLRWMGLDWDEGPYFQTQYVQEHREVARKLLESGLAYRCFCTKETLEAKRLEAMRLHLSYQYDGTCRNIPPEEAQKRESRGEPFVVRFRVPREQGSVVWQDAVFGVEEKAFKDIEDFVILRSNGTPIYLLSNMVDDHRDNITHVIRGQDHRANTPKQVMLYQALGWEVPLFAHISLTLDPKRRKISKRVHGEVVTVRYYREKGFLPWAFCNFIALLGWSPGDDREILSREELLEAFSLERLSRSNSVFNYDPDDPKLIADPKALNINAHYIRNMPLEELLPYVEEELKLKGLWDPSYLKERRDWFKNTVELIRARYFTLEDFSTQGRAYFSEDYPMDQRAWERNLKSDPRIAGWLEDLASRLESLSSFTTENTELLLREAAEEWFVKPGLIINAVRAAVTGQTVGPGLFDVLVSIGQPRVVARLRKVAAELRGEE
- a CDS encoding 4Fe-4S dicluster domain-containing protein, encoding MGKIMVVDHEKCTGCRLCEMVCSVKKEGASDPSKARTHIIKWEMEGFYVPMFCQHCEEPLCAAVCPVRAIQRDESAGRVRVDKERCVGCRSCISACPFGAIGWDEKKKKVLRCDLCHGDPTCVKYCETKALQFVDADKAAMLRKRAAAERLHKALLSLGKGA
- a CDS encoding NUDIX hydrolase; the encoded protein is MNKAKVHKIRQIHTGKVFRLVQEELTLPNGFTTCLELIRHPGAAALVPLLDDHRVLLIRQYRHAVGQFIWEIPAGTRSAGEDPLECAKRELIEETGYEASELILLGEMVPVPGYSDERIHIYLARGLSPVPQRLEQDEVLEVHPLQMHKAFHMVKKGQIQDAKTIVGLTLALSHLGTGVVG
- a CDS encoding MBL fold metallo-hydrolase; its protein translation is MKRSVLLSLLGLFGAVAPSYGQSGYPPDLFPTSQGELRIDFVGHGSLYLSFAGKVIHVDPVSQYGDYTKLPKADLILVTHEHRDHLDLEAIKILCKQDTKILANKAVAAQISGAIAMENNDVKDFFGLKIEAIAAYNLVHMRSPGVPYHPKGQGNGYVITLGDKKLYVAGDTENTPEMKALKDIDIAFLPMNLPYTMTPEMVADAAKSFKPRILYPYHYGETDPQSLLELLKDTPQVEVRIRPMR
- a CDS encoding FAD-dependent oxidoreductase → MRTIAIVGGGIAGHEAAWAAKRQDPDCRVLLFHEEAHPLYSACILADYVSGELPREKVFLLDPQEYHRAGIEFYARSAAIALDVSKRLLVLEGQEVRYDSLVLATGSRPVVPTIEGVGLRGVHTLKTLADADQLAMALPRRAVVVGAGPVGLECALALAARGCKVHLVELLPRVLPRLLDEPLAEMVKALLEQKGIHVLTGQKVMEVQGNQKVEAVRTSSGFLEADAVILVLGMRPEVKLASQASLGLGASGGLAVDSLMATQAEQVWACGDCVESLDLINGRTGLHMLWGNAVLQGRVAGANAAGGCRRFLGSLNVTTVRIGDKAVASVGMAAAELQSQGERLLFKKDVWGNAMGILIADGKLKGAQILGPVERIGGILRILLQGGSLSHHMRAAEARRLGPESSILWPLRGLEGELKSLGLGTLP
- a CDS encoding MoaD/ThiS family protein, yielding MLVRVEFVGLPELRKQAGSRQICLELQEATLGTLLEELQHRYGFVAKKSLLAPQGGQVDQSIQILKNEHEWLSREDLETPLKNGDKITFMLMVAGG